The Cohnella abietis genome has a segment encoding these proteins:
- a CDS encoding 4Fe-4S binding protein — MIEILNESKCISCNQCVDICPTRVFDSVKDGVPIINRKDDCQTCFMCEAYCPVDALYVAPEAEESVTVDYNELEEAGLIGSYRSQIKWRRDKQTSEEVDANYHMLRLYFST; from the coding sequence TTGATTGAGATTCTGAATGAATCGAAATGTATATCCTGTAATCAATGCGTAGATATTTGTCCAACAAGAGTATTCGATTCTGTCAAAGACGGAGTACCGATTATTAATCGGAAGGATGATTGTCAAACCTGTTTTATGTGCGAAGCATATTGTCCCGTAGATGCCCTCTATGTGGCGCCCGAAGCGGAAGAGTCCGTGACAGTAGATTACAATGAATTAGAGGAAGCTGGGCTCATTGGCAGCTATCGTTCTCAAATTAAATGGCGTCGTGATAAGCAGACAAGTGAAGAAGTTGATGCGAATTATCACATGTTGAGACTCTATTTTAGCACCTAA
- a CDS encoding ABC transporter substrate-binding protein: MNKPQKTRFFTMLLSLMLILSLVLSACSSNEAPEASQSPSQESSDASPKASEPAAKGEPINGGKIVIAWPANPANLDPDLTTTSLTNDALSHVYEGLFEFDGKEEPVPYLAKSYEYRDDSKTLYIKLREGVKFHNGKELTSEDVEASFLRWLDVNDAGGIVEPYFDKFEIISKYEFNFKFTKPFAPFRSIIASNSANQKLLIKPKELVEKYGNEVLLEHIGTGPYEFVDWVPDRSLRLKKYKDYVPVDQEPSGYSGRRIAYVDELEFKSVPELAVRVAGVQTNEFQFANDVSLDQYANYKTDKNVVPIVSTPGFQGILAFNLGTPPFNNLDARNAVQYAVNLEELATAMVGNADFWHYNPSFFEEGTIWYDGNAGEGIYKQQDLNKAKEYLQKSGYNGTPIVILNDRGNKQHSDGAIVLKAQLEQVGFKVDVQLLDGATVSKQLADKNQVSSWNINLASFKVPKPDPQVYASWLGTDKWISHWDDELAVKMETAFEKLLVETDQTKRYALSKEVNKEFWSSLPWIRTFDYARLHLAQKSLKGFVNYSTPFYWNVWVDNQ; the protein is encoded by the coding sequence ATGAATAAACCACAGAAAACAAGGTTCTTCACAATGCTCTTATCATTAATGCTCATTCTTTCACTCGTATTGAGTGCATGCAGCTCGAACGAAGCACCGGAAGCAAGCCAATCTCCGAGCCAAGAGTCTTCTGATGCAAGTCCGAAGGCTTCTGAGCCTGCGGCGAAGGGTGAACCTATTAACGGAGGTAAAATTGTCATCGCGTGGCCGGCAAATCCGGCAAACCTGGATCCCGACTTAACGACAACCTCATTGACTAACGATGCTCTATCCCATGTATATGAAGGATTATTTGAATTCGACGGGAAGGAAGAGCCGGTACCTTATCTGGCGAAAAGCTATGAATATCGGGATGATTCCAAAACCTTGTATATCAAGCTCCGTGAAGGGGTTAAATTCCACAATGGCAAAGAGCTGACCTCTGAGGATGTGGAAGCTTCCTTCCTCCGCTGGCTTGATGTGAATGATGCTGGAGGTATCGTTGAGCCTTATTTCGATAAATTCGAGATTATCAGCAAATATGAATTTAATTTCAAATTTACTAAGCCCTTTGCGCCATTTCGCTCGATCATTGCATCCAATTCTGCAAACCAGAAGCTGCTGATCAAGCCGAAAGAGCTTGTAGAGAAGTATGGTAATGAGGTGCTTTTAGAGCATATTGGAACAGGTCCTTATGAATTTGTTGATTGGGTACCAGACCGTTCTCTTCGACTGAAGAAATATAAAGATTATGTGCCAGTGGATCAAGAACCATCCGGTTATTCAGGTAGACGGATTGCTTATGTAGATGAGCTGGAGTTCAAGTCGGTGCCTGAGCTTGCCGTTCGTGTTGCAGGTGTACAAACGAACGAATTCCAGTTTGCTAATGATGTATCGCTAGATCAATACGCGAATTACAAAACGGATAAAAACGTAGTACCGATTGTTTCAACCCCTGGTTTTCAAGGAATTCTTGCATTTAATCTCGGGACGCCGCCATTCAATAATTTAGATGCACGTAATGCAGTTCAGTATGCGGTTAATCTGGAAGAGCTTGCAACGGCAATGGTGGGTAATGCGGATTTCTGGCACTATAACCCCTCCTTCTTCGAAGAGGGCACGATCTGGTATGACGGAAATGCTGGGGAAGGCATATACAAGCAGCAGGATTTGAACAAGGCGAAGGAGTACTTGCAGAAATCCGGCTACAATGGAACACCGATTGTTATATTGAATGACAGAGGAAATAAGCAGCATAGCGACGGCGCAATCGTGTTAAAGGCGCAACTAGAGCAAGTTGGCTTCAAGGTAGATGTACAATTGCTTGATGGCGCTACGGTTAGCAAGCAGTTGGCGGACAAGAACCAGGTATCGTCGTGGAATATAAATCTAGCAAGCTTCAAGGTACCGAAGCCGGATCCACAAGTGTATGCTTCATGGTTAGGAACAGACAAGTGGATTTCTCACTGGGATGATGAATTAGCAGTGAAAATGGAAACGGCATTCGAGAAATTGCTCGTGGAGACGGATCAAACCAAGCGTTATGCTTTATCGAAGGAAGTGAATAAGGAATTCTGGAGCTCGCTTCCATGGATCCGCACCTTCGATTATGCCAGACTTCATCTTGCCCAAAAATCTCTGAAGGGCTTTGTGAATTATTCCACTCCGTTCTACTGGAATGTATGGGTAGACAATCAATAA
- a CDS encoding TetR/AcrR family transcriptional regulator translates to MSPRNIKRDQLIREEKKQQILDSALNLGVRLGIGSTKISDIATESNLTQGHIYNFFESKHQLFMVLTEQLQHNYSNQLKEAANQPGTAKDKLLHLVRIFMDENNKIAEITLFLMQMQLSEMVTKDEKIDIVERSKENFNTVVSIVAEGQKTNLFRQGDTNELALEFYSMLSGFVLLRLRRTDIKVHLPEDHFVQTIVAAHLRL, encoded by the coding sequence GTGTCACCGAGAAACATAAAGAGAGATCAATTAATACGTGAAGAAAAAAAACAGCAGATTTTGGACTCTGCTTTGAACTTAGGTGTCAGACTTGGAATCGGTTCAACGAAAATTAGCGATATTGCAACGGAATCCAACCTGACGCAAGGTCATATTTATAATTTTTTTGAATCTAAACATCAATTGTTTATGGTGCTGACCGAGCAATTGCAACATAATTACAGTAACCAGCTGAAGGAAGCTGCTAATCAGCCAGGAACGGCTAAGGATAAGCTTTTGCATTTAGTTCGGATATTCATGGACGAAAATAATAAGATAGCAGAAATTACTTTGTTTTTAATGCAAATGCAGTTGTCTGAAATGGTAACGAAGGACGAGAAAATTGATATCGTCGAACGATCGAAAGAAAACTTTAATACTGTTGTTTCGATTGTAGCTGAAGGTCAAAAAACGAATCTTTTCAGGCAAGGTGATACGAATGAGCTGGCGTTGGAGTTCTACTCTATGTTAAGCGGATTTGTATTGCTTCGTTTGCGTCGAACAGATATTAAAGTTCATCTTCCGGAAGATCACTTTGTTCAAACGATTGTAGCTGCTCACTTAAGATTATGA
- a CDS encoding FAD-binding protein, translating to MEADVLVIGGGPAGAWAAIAATNAGAKVILADKGYCGSTGATAASGTSVLYVPPDPQKRQEAITGREKLAGYLADSKWTERVIEQTYTNMNLLDQWGFPFQVDEFGQSFRGRLSGPEYMRLMRKHVKKARVKILDHSPALELHADSQGVSGASGVHTITGEAWQVRANAVIIATGGCAFLSKSLGCNVLTGDGYLMAAEAGAEMSGMEFSNAYSISPAFASVTKSAYYTWATFYYEDGTEIEGAGGKFGRSQVARALIDQPVYARLDKATPEMQQWMRKAQPAFFLPFNRKGIDPFTQMFPITLRLEATVRGTGGIRITGEDCATSVSGLYAAGDAATRELICGAFTGGGSHNSAWAISSGQWSGESAAKYALNISRSGATRQGEGLSVTPFKQNEKRTAIESLVPELVRTVQDQVFPLDRNWFRSEVKLKQSLTLLDQTWKALREGIQLSTDPAQLVKAREAASMIATARWMYTAGLARTETRGMHRRDEFPNLDPAQQHSIITGGLDQLYTKPASSVPGRELKLH from the coding sequence TTGGAAGCTGATGTTCTTGTCATTGGCGGCGGACCGGCAGGAGCTTGGGCGGCTATAGCTGCAACGAATGCAGGAGCCAAAGTTATCCTAGCGGACAAAGGTTATTGTGGGAGTACGGGGGCAACAGCCGCTTCGGGAACGAGTGTGCTGTATGTTCCTCCTGATCCTCAGAAACGCCAGGAAGCCATAACGGGTCGTGAGAAGCTAGCTGGCTATCTTGCTGATAGCAAGTGGACAGAACGGGTCATTGAGCAGACGTATACGAATATGAATCTGCTTGATCAGTGGGGTTTTCCTTTTCAGGTGGATGAGTTCGGCCAATCATTTCGGGGGCGTCTGTCGGGTCCGGAATATATGCGTCTTATGCGTAAGCATGTGAAGAAAGCTAGAGTGAAAATTCTTGATCATAGTCCGGCATTGGAATTGCACGCGGATTCGCAAGGAGTAAGCGGAGCTTCTGGAGTTCATACGATTACCGGTGAAGCTTGGCAAGTACGGGCCAATGCAGTGATTATTGCGACAGGCGGCTGTGCTTTCTTAAGTAAATCATTAGGCTGTAATGTGCTCACAGGAGATGGATATCTCATGGCAGCAGAAGCGGGTGCAGAGATGTCCGGCATGGAATTCTCTAATGCCTACTCCATATCTCCTGCTTTTGCATCGGTCACGAAATCGGCTTATTATACGTGGGCTACTTTCTACTATGAGGATGGAACAGAAATTGAAGGAGCGGGCGGGAAGTTCGGACGTTCTCAGGTAGCCAGGGCACTGATTGATCAGCCTGTGTACGCTCGTCTGGATAAGGCGACTCCGGAAATGCAGCAGTGGATGCGGAAGGCGCAGCCTGCCTTTTTTCTTCCCTTTAACCGTAAGGGGATTGATCCATTTACACAAATGTTTCCGATTACCCTGCGTCTTGAAGCAACCGTTCGTGGTACGGGAGGTATTCGTATTACGGGTGAAGATTGCGCGACATCGGTTTCCGGTCTATATGCAGCAGGAGATGCCGCGACTCGGGAGCTGATCTGCGGTGCCTTTACCGGAGGAGGAAGCCATAATTCCGCTTGGGCAATTTCGTCAGGGCAATGGTCCGGTGAATCTGCAGCTAAGTACGCCTTGAATATCAGCCGTTCCGGAGCGACAAGGCAAGGTGAAGGATTGTCTGTTACCCCCTTTAAGCAGAACGAGAAGAGAACAGCAATCGAATCGCTGGTGCCCGAATTGGTGCGTACAGTTCAGGATCAAGTGTTTCCTTTGGACCGTAATTGGTTTAGGTCTGAAGTCAAGCTGAAGCAATCTCTAACCTTGTTGGATCAGACCTGGAAGGCCTTAAGAGAGGGGATACAGCTGTCAACGGATCCTGCTCAGCTAGTGAAGGCTAGAGAAGCGGCTTCCATGATTGCAACGGCAAGATGGATGTATACAGCGGGATTAGCAAGGACGGAGACACGGGGGATGCATCGTCGGGATGAGTTTCCTAACCTTGATCCAGCACAGCAACACAGTATCATAACCGGAGGGCTAGATCAGCTCTATACGAAGCCGGCAAGCTCGGTTCCTGGAAGGGAGTTGAAGCTCCATTGA
- a CDS encoding ABC transporter permease: protein MKKKHAYLFIGAFIIIFFVLLALFAPWFTRFDPLALAVKERLQAPSAKHLLGTDALGRDVFSRICYGARASMFIGLAVVFLTTVLGGTLGLVIGFYRIADSIISRILDGLMAFPEIILAVTLAALWGAGIKNIIYVLTFAYIPSMARVVRASVISVKSLEYIESGRAAGARNIYLIFRYILPACRSAIIVQATFCFAAAILAEASLSFLGVGIKEPTPSLGGMISEGRDYLGVASWLSVAPGTVIVLVVLGLNLLGDGLRDHLDPKLKTR from the coding sequence GTGAAGAAAAAACATGCTTATCTTTTTATCGGTGCGTTCATAATCATTTTCTTTGTCCTATTGGCCCTGTTTGCCCCATGGTTCACCCGATTTGATCCATTAGCCCTTGCAGTGAAAGAACGACTGCAGGCGCCGAGTGCTAAGCATTTACTGGGGACGGATGCACTTGGAAGAGATGTGTTCAGTCGGATATGCTATGGCGCGCGAGCATCGATGTTCATCGGTCTTGCAGTTGTTTTTCTAACGACTGTGCTAGGTGGAACTTTGGGCTTAGTTATTGGATTCTATCGGATTGCGGATTCGATTATCTCACGCATACTGGATGGTCTGATGGCTTTTCCTGAAATTATACTTGCTGTTACGCTCGCTGCGCTCTGGGGTGCAGGAATCAAAAATATTATTTATGTTCTAACCTTTGCGTACATCCCAAGCATGGCAAGAGTCGTAAGGGCGAGCGTGATTTCAGTAAAGTCGCTCGAATATATCGAATCCGGCAGAGCCGCAGGGGCTCGCAATATATACTTGATCTTTCGGTATATTTTACCGGCTTGTCGTTCTGCTATTATTGTTCAAGCTACCTTTTGTTTTGCGGCAGCGATACTGGCAGAGGCTTCATTAAGCTTTCTAGGCGTTGGCATTAAAGAGCCGACACCAAGTCTTGGCGGAATGATTAGCGAGGGTAGAGATTACTTGGGTGTAGCCTCATGGCTCTCCGTTGCACCCGGTACTGTAATCGTGCTGGTCGTGTTGGGATTAAACCTGTTAGGCGATGGGCTGAGGGATCATCTGGATCCTAAGCTGAAGACAAGGTAA
- a CDS encoding ABC transporter permease: MRIAMLTYARRRLLAMIPIIFICAVIGFFITNLMPGDPVRVMVGEFASEKQVQEMSERLGLDKPIQMRFVMWLQNVMQGDLGDSLYYQTPVTEAIVSRLEPTLLLATVGLFFGVVMGVSLGIIAAVKHRTVVDQSAMVVSVFGVSIPSFFIAIVLILVFGVKLQWLPVAGYEPIAKTGFGVIKYLLLPGFSLGLIQSGLIARTTRSAMLNVLNQNYIRTAYAKGIPKYKVILVHALKNALSPIVTVIGFSLALLLGGTWIIETIFNIPGTGALAITAISRRDYPIIQGCMLFSTLIYLIVNFLVDISYSFFNPTVKYK, translated from the coding sequence ATGAGGATTGCGATGTTAACCTACGCTAGAAGAAGATTACTTGCTATGATTCCGATTATTTTCATCTGTGCGGTTATCGGATTTTTCATTACCAATTTGATGCCTGGAGACCCCGTTCGTGTCATGGTTGGCGAGTTCGCATCGGAAAAACAAGTTCAGGAAATGAGTGAGAGACTTGGGCTGGATAAGCCAATTCAGATGCGATTTGTCATGTGGCTTCAGAATGTCATGCAGGGGGATTTGGGGGATTCGCTTTATTACCAAACTCCGGTTACAGAAGCGATCGTGAGCAGATTGGAGCCAACGCTGCTGCTCGCTACTGTTGGATTGTTCTTCGGTGTCGTAATGGGAGTTTCGTTAGGTATTATAGCTGCTGTTAAACACAGAACGGTCGTAGATCAGTCCGCTATGGTCGTATCCGTTTTTGGCGTTTCAATTCCGAGTTTTTTTATAGCAATAGTATTAATATTAGTATTTGGCGTAAAGCTGCAATGGCTTCCCGTTGCGGGATATGAGCCAATTGCGAAAACGGGCTTTGGCGTCATTAAATATTTGCTGCTGCCGGGATTCTCGCTGGGACTCATACAGAGCGGTTTAATTGCTAGAACGACGCGTAGCGCAATGCTGAATGTACTGAATCAGAATTACATTCGTACGGCGTATGCCAAGGGCATTCCCAAATATAAAGTGATTCTAGTTCATGCCTTGAAGAATGCGCTTAGCCCTATCGTTACGGTTATTGGCTTTAGCTTGGCGCTACTACTAGGAGGTACCTGGATTATTGAGACGATCTTCAATATTCCCGGGACGGGTGCATTGGCGATCACGGCAATATCGAGAAGAGACTATCCGATTATTCAGGGCTGTATGCTCTTCTCCACCCTTATCTATCTTATTGTTAACTTTTTGGTCGATATCAGTTATTCGTTCTTTAATCCAACTGTGAAATATAAATAG
- a CDS encoding glycoside hydrolase family 2 TIM barrel-domain containing protein produces the protein MYNQKHGGMIVETMSDLSKPELKWLEDVSIYRVNRLDAHSDHRYYDTMEEAQLNIEMTMRQYLNGKWKFSFAGTPEERVSSFYLADYDCRGWDDIEVPGHIQLQGWGKPQYVNTMYPWDGLEQLRPPQVPKANLVGSYVKHFDLPNSMDNKPVFVSFQGVESAFFVWLNGSFVGYAEDSFTPSEFDLSPYIQSKNNKLAVEVYQRSTGSWLEDQDFWRLSGIFRDVYLYTVPEVHIQDLHIRAQLGDSLTDATFEADLKLLMPSIGASAQIRLIDVNGNDVGACEGRFTSNKLTLSMSLRNLTAWSAEHPYLYRACISVKNPNGNVVEAIVQKVGFRRFEIKDKLMLLNGQRIVFKGVNRHEFNPDRGRAITREDMLKDIVILKQNNINAVRTSHYPNQTLWYELCDEYGIYVIDEMNLESHGSWQKMGIVEPSWNIPGSLPEWLNIVMDRAQSMLERDKNHPSILIWSCGNESYAGEVILKVSDYFRETDPSRLVHYEGVFHNRTYDATSDMESRMYAKPADIEAYLKSDPEKPYISCEYMHAMGNSLGGLHKYTELESKYPMYQGGFIWDYIDQALRKKNRLGEVSLVYGGDFDDRPTDYSFCGNGIVFADRSLTPKMQEVRHLYQNIKLELSQDAILVKNENLFVDTSDSVLCVRLYKEGTEIYSNMIEVTVAAQSEKRIAISLPDVHGATGEYCVQAILRLKTDNAWAKAGHELAFGQFIFRLDEKEMGDAVRQPARMSVIEGDVNIGIRGEGYQVLFSKQAGSIISLRYGDQEMIATPPYPNFWRATTDNDKGYALGFHAGVWLAASIARKCVSVTLGQTTNSATVTYEYEFSCSSQIRVFVHYTVNADGTILVRSVYEGAEGLPDLPTFALSWRLSDHFDLTEWYALGPEENYVDRNRGARLCTFKRKVTELPTPYLVPQESGNRTGVRRLCVTNADGCGIEIKALPSAPLECNVSPYTAFELENATHRWELPNINYTVLTVSGCQMGVGGDDSWGAPVHNEYLIPSNQRIEFSFLINRIVSIE, from the coding sequence ATGTACAACCAGAAACACGGAGGAATGATTGTGGAGACGATGAGTGACCTTTCGAAGCCGGAGCTTAAGTGGTTGGAGGATGTTAGTATTTATCGAGTCAATCGATTGGATGCTCACTCTGATCATCGCTATTATGACACGATGGAAGAAGCACAGCTTAACATCGAGATGACTATGCGTCAGTATCTTAATGGGAAGTGGAAGTTTAGCTTTGCCGGAACGCCAGAGGAGAGAGTGTCGTCCTTTTATCTCGCTGATTACGACTGTCGAGGATGGGACGACATCGAGGTGCCTGGACATATTCAATTGCAGGGCTGGGGCAAGCCTCAGTATGTCAATACGATGTATCCATGGGATGGATTAGAACAGCTTCGCCCCCCACAAGTCCCTAAGGCTAATCTTGTTGGCAGCTACGTAAAGCACTTTGATTTACCTAACTCCATGGACAATAAACCCGTTTTCGTTTCCTTTCAGGGTGTGGAGTCTGCCTTCTTCGTATGGCTGAATGGCAGCTTCGTCGGGTATGCCGAAGACAGCTTTACGCCTTCGGAGTTCGATTTAAGCCCGTACATTCAATCCAAAAACAACAAGCTGGCAGTTGAAGTGTACCAGCGAAGTACTGGAAGCTGGCTCGAAGATCAAGACTTTTGGCGGCTTTCGGGTATATTCCGCGACGTTTATTTATATACGGTACCCGAGGTGCACATCCAGGATCTCCACATTCGTGCCCAGTTAGGTGACAGCCTAACTGACGCAACATTTGAAGCTGATTTGAAACTATTAATGCCGTCGATTGGAGCTTCTGCTCAAATACGTCTCATTGATGTGAACGGGAACGATGTTGGCGCATGCGAAGGGCGTTTCACCTCAAATAAGCTGACGCTGTCCATGTCACTCCGTAATCTTACGGCATGGAGTGCAGAACATCCCTATCTCTACCGGGCATGCATATCCGTTAAAAACCCAAATGGTAACGTGGTTGAAGCCATCGTTCAGAAGGTTGGATTTCGTCGCTTTGAAATAAAGGACAAGCTTATGCTACTCAACGGTCAACGAATCGTCTTTAAGGGTGTAAATCGGCATGAATTCAACCCCGATAGAGGTCGAGCCATCACACGTGAGGATATGCTGAAGGATATTGTTATCTTAAAGCAAAACAATATTAACGCCGTCAGAACGTCACATTACCCAAATCAGACGCTATGGTATGAGTTGTGTGACGAATATGGTATATACGTCATCGATGAGATGAACCTAGAATCGCACGGGTCTTGGCAGAAAATGGGCATTGTTGAGCCTTCATGGAACATTCCAGGCAGCTTACCAGAATGGCTTAATATCGTCATGGATCGAGCTCAGTCCATGCTGGAGAGGGATAAAAACCACCCCTCGATCCTAATCTGGTCGTGCGGCAACGAGTCGTATGCAGGAGAAGTCATTCTCAAGGTTTCCGACTATTTTCGAGAAACGGACCCGAGCCGATTGGTACATTATGAAGGGGTCTTTCACAATCGGACATATGATGCTACGAGTGATATGGAGAGCCGTATGTATGCTAAACCGGCGGATATTGAGGCTTACCTGAAGAGCGATCCTGAAAAGCCTTATATTAGCTGCGAATATATGCATGCCATGGGGAATTCCCTCGGAGGACTTCATAAGTATACGGAGCTTGAAAGCAAATACCCGATGTATCAAGGAGGGTTTATATGGGACTATATCGATCAAGCTCTTCGCAAGAAGAACCGGTTGGGCGAAGTATCATTGGTTTATGGCGGAGACTTCGATGATCGGCCGACAGATTACAGCTTCTGCGGCAATGGTATCGTATTTGCTGACCGCAGTCTCACACCGAAAATGCAAGAGGTCAGGCATTTATATCAAAACATCAAGCTGGAGCTGAGCCAAGACGCAATACTCGTCAAGAATGAGAATTTGTTTGTCGATACATCAGACAGTGTGTTGTGCGTGCGTCTATACAAGGAAGGTACTGAGATATATTCGAATATGATCGAAGTTACTGTAGCGGCCCAGAGTGAGAAACGGATTGCAATCAGCCTGCCGGATGTTCATGGAGCTACGGGAGAGTATTGCGTTCAAGCCATTTTGCGCTTAAAGACCGACAATGCTTGGGCGAAAGCGGGGCATGAGCTTGCATTCGGCCAGTTTATCTTCAGGCTTGATGAAAAGGAGATGGGCGATGCTGTTCGGCAGCCTGCTCGAATGAGTGTTATAGAAGGCGATGTGAATATTGGTATAAGGGGAGAAGGATACCAGGTATTGTTCTCGAAACAAGCGGGCTCTATCATTTCTCTGCGTTACGGTGATCAAGAGATGATCGCCACACCGCCATATCCGAATTTCTGGCGAGCTACAACCGATAATGATAAGGGTTACGCATTAGGGTTCCATGCGGGAGTATGGCTGGCAGCCAGTATTGCCAGAAAATGCGTTAGCGTCACATTAGGTCAAACTACAAACAGTGCAACGGTTACTTACGAATATGAATTCAGCTGCAGCTCACAAATTCGAGTTTTTGTGCATTATACCGTAAATGCCGACGGAACGATTCTCGTTCGGTCAGTATATGAGGGTGCGGAAGGATTGCCGGACTTGCCGACGTTCGCATTGTCGTGGCGGTTATCGGATCATTTCGACCTGACGGAATGGTATGCGTTGGGACCGGAAGAAAACTATGTGGACCGCAACCGCGGTGCCCGATTATGTACGTTCAAGCGTAAAGTGACTGAACTGCCGACGCCTTATCTCGTACCGCAAGAATCAGGCAATCGCACAGGTGTGCGCCGCTTGTGTGTAACGAATGCCGATGGGTGTGGAATTGAAATAAAAGCGTTACCGAGTGCGCCGCTGGAATGCAATGTTTCTCCCTATACGGCTTTTGAGCTCGAGAACGCGACACATCGCTGGGAATTGCCGAATATTAACTACACGGTGTTGACGGTATCCGGTTGCCAAATGGGTGTTGGCGGGGATGATAGCTGGGGAGCTCCGGTTCACAACGAATACTTGATTCCTTCGAATCAGCGGATTGAATTCTCTTTTCTCATTAATCGTATTGTTTCAATTGAATAA